A genomic segment from Clostridium pasteurianum BC1 encodes:
- a CDS encoding GNAT family N-acetyltransferase translates to MLKDMNINMELAKGSKNEYIIRDKLGITIGRINIIYASKENKYCYAKIKFYRDDSEGVLYLKEVVKLFIDSLFRDKQIYKINISVDEEISKRPFIDLGFILEGIITDSIFYNNLRKSELLFGINYNIYGSLNTINIVRLKADNISLKIVTPDDTIDLLQYYIRNKQHLKLYEPKREDSFYSIEAQHQILMDNYKQFINGTAACFGIYKDKKFIGKIQISGVIYGVFKSGIIGYSMDREYEGRGYMKEALAKIIEYAFKEMELHRLEASTLIDNKKSQSVLKSCGFKELGVNEKYLFINGEWKDHITFYKTKE, encoded by the coding sequence ATGCTTAAAGATATGAACATAAATATGGAGTTAGCCAAGGGCTCTAAAAACGAATATATAATAAGAGACAAGTTAGGTATAACAATTGGGAGAATAAATATTATTTATGCTTCTAAAGAAAATAAGTACTGTTATGCTAAAATTAAATTTTATAGAGATGATTCCGAGGGAGTGTTATATCTTAAGGAAGTAGTTAAGCTTTTTATAGATTCTTTATTTAGGGATAAACAGATATATAAAATAAATATATCTGTGGATGAAGAAATCTCTAAAAGGCCTTTTATTGATTTAGGATTCATTTTGGAAGGTATAATAACGGATAGTATTTTTTATAATAATTTAAGAAAAAGTGAATTGTTATTTGGAATAAATTACAATATTTATGGCAGCTTGAATACTATAAATATTGTAAGACTTAAAGCTGATAATATAAGTTTAAAGATAGTAACTCCTGATGATACAATAGATTTATTACAATATTATATTAGAAATAAGCAGCACTTAAAACTCTATGAGCCTAAAAGAGAGGATAGCTTTTATTCAATTGAGGCTCAACATCAAATATTAATGGACAATTATAAGCAGTTTATAAATGGAACAGCAGCTTGTTTTGGTATATATAAAGATAAAAAATTTATAGGTAAAATACAGATATCTGGTGTTATCTATGGTGTTTTTAAAAGTGGAATAATAGGATATTCTATGGATAGAGAATATGAAGGAAGAGGATACATGAAAGAGGCATTAGCAAAGATTATTGAATATGCCTTTAAAGAAATGGAGCTCCACAGATTAGAAGCATCTACTTTAATTGATAACAAAAAGTCTCAATCAGTATTAAAAAGTTGTGGATTTAAGGAATTAGGAGTTAATGAAAAATATCTTTTTATTAATGGGGAATGGAAGGATCATATTACATTTTACAAAACTAAAGAATAA